The Canis lupus dingo isolate Sandy chromosome 11, ASM325472v2, whole genome shotgun sequence genome includes a region encoding these proteins:
- the CCIN gene encoding calicin, producing the protein MKLEFTEKNYNSFVLQNLNKQRKRKEYWDMALTVDHHVFFAHRNVLAAVSPLVKSLISSNDMKTTDELFITIDPNYLSPATVDQLLDYFYSGKVVISEQNVEELLRGAQYFNTPRLRIHCNDFLIKSIRRANCLRYLFLAELFELKEVSDLAYSGIRDNFHYWASPEGCMHFMRCPPVIFGRLLRDENLHVLNEDQALSALINWVYFRKDEREKYFKKFFNYVNLNAVSNKTLMFASNKLMGMENSSAHATLIESVLVDRKQEKPSSLLSYQRKGALLDSVVILGGQKAHGKFNDGVFAYIIQENLWLKLSEMPYRAAALSATSAGRYIYISGGTTEQISGLKTAWRYDMDDNSWTKLPDLPIGLVFHTMVTCGGTVYSVGGSIAPRRYVSNIYRYDERKEAWCLAGKMSIPMDGTAVITKGDRNLYIVTGRCLVKGYISRVGVVDCFDTNTGDVVQCITFPIDFNHRPLLSFHQDNILCVHSHRQSVEINLQKIKANKTTTSVPLLPNNCPLDVSHAICSIGDSRVFVCGGVTTTSDVQTKDYTINPNAYLLDQKTGEWKTLAPPPEALDCPACCLAKLPCKILQRI; encoded by the coding sequence ATGAAATTAGAATTCACAGAGAAAAACTACAACAGCTTTGTGCTGCAGAACCTGAACAAACAGAGGAAACGCAAAGAGTACTGGGATATGGCCCTGACTGTGGACCACCATGTTTTCTTTGCACATCGCAACGTACTGGCTGCTGTCTCTCCACTGGTGAAGAGCCTCATCTCCAGCAATGACATGAAGACCACCGATGAGCTCTTTATCACCATTGACCCCAACTACCTGAGTCCAGCCACGGTGGACCAGCTCCTGGACTACTTCTACAGTGGCAAGGTGGTGATCTCGGAGCAGAATGTGGAGGAGCTCCTTCGCGGGGCCCAGTATTTCAACACCCCACGCCTGCGAATCCACTGTAATGACTTCCTGATCAAGTCCATCCGCCGTGCAAACTGCTTGCGCTACCTCTTCTTGGCTGAGTTGTTTGAGCTCAAAGAGGTATCAGACTTGGCCTACTCTGGCATTCGTGACAACTTCCACTATTGGGCCAGTCCTGAGGGCTGTATGCACTTCATGCGCTGTCCACCTGTCATCTTTGGCCGCCTGCTCCGAGACGAAAACTTGCATGTGCTCAATGAGGACCAGGCACTGAGCGCACTCATCAACTGGGTGTACTTCCGGAAGGACGAGCGGGAGAAGTATTTCAAGAAGTTCTTCAACTACGTCAATCTCAATGCCGTCTCCAACAAGACACTGATGTTTGCCAGCAACAAGTTGATGGGCATGGAGAACAGCTCAGCCCATGCAACTCTCATTGAGAGTGTCCTTGTGGACCGAAAGCAGGAGAAGCCATCCAGCTTGTTGAGCTACCAACGGAAAGGGGCCCTGCTTGATTCGGTGGTCATCCTGGGTGGCCAAAAGGCCCATGGCAAGTTCAATGATGGAGTGTTTGCCTATATCATCCAGGAGAACTTGTGGTTGAAGCTGTCAGAGATGCCCTACAGGGCAGCAGCACTTAGTGCCACCTCTGCTGGTCGCTACATCTACATCTCTGGTGGTACCACTGAGCAGATTTCAGGGCTGAAGACGGCTTGGCGATATGACATGGATGACAACTCCTGGACCAAGTTGCCAGACCTGCCAATTGGGCTTGTCTTCCACACCATGGTGACCTGCGGGGGGACGGTGTATTCAGTGGGTGGGAGCATTGCTCCAAGGCGGTATGTCTCCAACATCTATCGTTATGATGAGCGCAAGGAGGCCTGGTGCCTGGCAGGAAAAATGAGCATCCCTATGGATGGCACAGCCGTGATCACCAAGGGTGACCGGAACCTGTACATTGTCACCGGCCGGTGCTTGGTGAAGGGCTATATCTCCCGAGTTGGAGTGGTGGACTGCTTTGACACCAACACCGGGGatgtggtccagtgtatcacCTTCCCCATTGACTTCAACCACCGGCCCCTGCTCTCTTTCCATCAGGACAACATCCTCTGTGTACACAGCCACCGGCAGAGTGTGGAAATCAATCTGCAGAAGATAAAGGCCAACAAGACGACCACCTCGGTGCCTCTCTTGCCTAACAACTGCCCCTTGGATGTGTCCCATGCTATATGCTCCATTGGAGACAGCAGAGTGTTTGTGTGCGGGGGTGTCACCACAACCAGCGATGTCCAGACAAAGGACTACACCATCAACCCAAATGCCTACTTGTTGGACCAAAAGACAGGCGAGTGGAAAACCCTGGCCCCCCCACCGGAGGCACTGGACTGTCCTGCCTGCTGTCTAGCCAAGCTACCGTGCAAGATTCTTCAAAGGATTTAA
- the CLTA gene encoding clathrin light chain A isoform X5, translating into MAELDPFGAPASAPGGPALGNGVAGAGEEDPAAAFLAQQESEIAGIENDEAFAILDGGAPGPQPHGEPPGVPDAVDGVMNGEYYQESNGPTDSYAAISQVDRLQSEPESIRKWREEQTERLEALDANSRKQEAEWKEKAIKELEEWYARQDEQLQKTKANNRLP; encoded by the exons ATGGCTGAACTAGATCCGTTCGGCGCTCCCGCCAGCGCTCCTGGCGGCCCCGCGCTGGGGAACGGGGTGGCCGGTGCCGGCGAAGAAGACCCGGCCGCGGCCTTCTTGGCGCAGCAGGAGAGCGAGATTGCGGGCATCGAGAACGACGAGGCCTTCGCCATCCTGGACGGCGGTGCCCCCGGACCCCAGCCGCACGGCGAGCCGCCGGGGGTTCCGG ATGCTGTGGATGGAGTGATGAATGGCGAGTACTACCAG GAGAGTAATGGTCCAACAGACAGTTACGCAGCTATTTCACAAGTGGATCGATTGCAGTCAGAGCCTGAAAGTATCCGTAAATGGAGAGAAGAGCAAACGGAACGCTTGGAAGCCCTTG aTGCCAATTCTCGGAAGCAAGAAgcagagtggaaagaaaaagccataaaggagctagaagaaTGGTATGCGAGGCAGGACGAGCAgctacagaaaacaaaagcaaacaacag GCTTCCCTGA
- the LOC112650316 gene encoding U6 snRNA-associated Sm-like protein LSm3, protein KTVEDVDQQLTINTVEKPLDLIRLSLDEQIYVKMRNDRELRGRLHACDQHLNMILGDVEETVTIEIDEETYEEIYKSTKRNIPMLFVRGDGVVLVAPPLRVG, encoded by the coding sequence AAGACAGTGGAGGACGTGGACCAGCAACTAACTATCAACACCGTAGAAAAGCCCCTGGATCTCATCAGGCTCAGCCTGGATGAGcaaatttatgtgaaaatgagaaatgacCGAGAGCTTCGAGGCCGATTACATGCATGTGATCAACATTTAAATATGATATTGGGAGATGTGGAAGAAACTGTGACTATAGAAATTGATGAAGAAACATATGAAGAGATATATAAATCCACAAAACGGAATATTCCGATGCTTTTTGTCCGGGGAGATGGTGTTGTACTAGTTGCTCCTCCATTAAGAGTTGGCTGA